The sequence CCGGATCTATTTGCATTTTAACATGGGtcatcaataaataaataaaatgtttatttttttttctcagaggaaaaatattaataataaaaaagttagGAACCGGGTATATGACAGTTTGAGCCCAGCTTATTCCCccctaaaaaaatttaaaaaaaaaataaaaaaggttttcATCTCTACAGGGATATTTTTGGTTGGCTGCTTGGTTTCATTTAAGAATGAAGAAAGTCCACAATAATGTATTTCCTTTCATCAGTGGCTCATAAGCACGACCTCTTGGGAATGCatgcatgcaaaaaaaaaaaaagggcaaacaaaaaaaaagttcgATTCCAACATTCTTcgtcaaaattaaaaaaaaaaaataaaatcgaACGATTCAGACTTCTATCAGAATGCAGAGATGTGTGGATTGTACCGACGCCCAGAGGGTAGTCACTGTCCAAagcccttctctctttctctttccttaagTGCTCCCCACGCCCTGCTTTGAATTTGGATTTTACTCTTCTAATTTCCAAGAAATCCTTGGTACATTTTTTGgttagaaaagataaaaaaaaaaaatcgtaTCCAACTTCAGAGTCTCTAGATTGTCCATTCTCTCCTTCTGTGGGAACAATGTCATCTGCAAAAACCCAGAAAGGGCGGAAAACTCGTTACTGAAACGAAAGTTACACAGACATCTACCTACACCTCTCTGTCTCTGGAAATCGCGCATCGGGCAGGAATGGAGAAGGGCGAGCTCGCCGTGCGGGCGGCGCGGTGACCGTGTGACACCCCAGCCTGGCGGTGCCTGGTGTCAGGGCcgagggaagggacagggctgtAGGAAACCCTCATCGGGCAGCGCAACGGGAGGACATGGATTCACTTCAAAAtacgagcagcagcagcagcagcggcggcggcagcaggaGCCATCCCAGCAGCCCCGCTGGCTCCGCAGCGTTTGGTGGAAAAGAGATCTCAGGCCGGCCCCATCTGGCTGGGGCACACCCGCCGCGTCCCGCCCGCAGCCCGGCCACGCGTGGGCCCGGGGGCTCGGGGCGCGCCTCGGGCAGCGCAGGAGGAGGGACGGCCGCGCCGGGGGAGGCACCTCCGGCCGCCCCGCTCTGGCAGCCAGGCCCTGCGGCGGCTGCGGGCCCTCTGCCCCACGGCCACGCGTGCCCGGCTCACGGCGCGGCCTCTGgcctccctccccccttcctccCGCCGGGTTCGGGGTCCCTGCCTTACCTAGGGCTCCTGCCGGGGGGATGCGGGTGGGGGACGCCGCCTGCTAGTGGGATGCGGACATGGACCAGGCGCCCTCCATTCTCCACACCGAGAAGGCGTAGCTGAGCCGCTCGTGGGCCACATAGCTGCAGCTTGCCATCTTGGAGTCCAGCTCGTCGCTCTGTAAGACCTGGTAGAGGAAGTCGATGTACCTGGCCGCCAGCTTGAGGGTCTGGATCTTGCTCAGCTTGTCCGAGGGCAGCGTGGGGATGATCTTCCGCAGGGCGGCGAAGGCTTCGTTCAGCGACTGCGTGCGCTGCCGCTCCCGCACGTTGGCCATGACCCGCTGGGTCTGCAGCTCCTCGTAGGACTGGGGGCTGCCGCCgccactgctgctgccgccgccgccgccgcccccgcccgccccgcacTTCTTGCCCCGCTTGCCTTGGGCCGGGCTGCACGGCTCGTCCGCGGCCCCGACGGAGCCGCCGGCGCTGCGGCGGCTGGAGCGGCGCTTGCGCCCCCCTCTCTTGTTGTTGGGCAGCTGCTGCCGGTCCGGCTCCTCTTCGCTGTTGCTCAAGCTGTCGTCGGCGGGGGAGACTGGAGAGTTTGACTCGTCCTGCTGCATCATCTCTGGGGGGAGACGCGAGAAGCGGGccgggaggggggggagggcagggagaagagggGGGCACCTAACCCGCCAGCTCCCCCTTGATCGGCTGCTTCGCTGGCCTgcgaggagaaggaggagggaaggaaggagggaggacctcactttggggggaggggggatgGCATCAGGATCcaagagcaaaaaaataaaaaggccaaccaaaaaaaaaatccctcccgATCCCTCCTTGGAGCCCCTTCGAGGTGTCTGGGATTGGGAGAAAGTTGAAGACTTGGAGGTTCTTATAGCTCCTGCTGGCGGAAAGTTTGGGGGCAGCAGTGTCATTGGCCTGACGTGGAGAGGAGGGACTTTTGCTGAGTTTTATAGGAAAGTTTCCGCTTCCCCCCCCTCCACGCCCTCccccaattatttttttcaagccATTCACAAGTGATCTGGCTTCCCCACACACACGCACATACATCCTTACCCCAAGCTCTTTCTCCGTTTCCCTCTCCGCGGTTTCTCTCTCAAACTCCTCCGGTTAGCGCTCGGCTTTGGGGTGGTGCtgagggccgggccgggaggttttgggggtgccCAGCCCCCGAGCGCTGCTGCGGAGGCTCAGCGagcccctcagtgcctgtgctggggacaacCGCCCCGAGCGGCCGGGGAGAGCCCGCACCTCTCGGGCTTTCCTCCCTGCAGCGGGCACGGCTGttgagaaaagaaggaaatgggaaTTACCCGCGGGGCAGCATCCAGGCGCATCCTGATTTTGGCCCGCTTTAGCACACGCCGCACTTCCCCATCACTGAGCGCCCCGGGGTCTGTCTTGCCGAGGGAGTCGCACAtttctgggctggggaggggtggtggcacagcctcgtcctgccaggctgggggacTGCGCTCGGAGAAAGCCATCTGCAGAGGTGGAAGCAGCCGGGAAACCAAGCATTGGCTTCGTACATGTATAAGCACCAGTCCTTGAGCTCGTCTTAAGAGAAACCCGGGAGGATCCGCGTCTCCAGCCTGGCACACTGGGAGACGGGAGGGTGTACAGACTCTTTTTGCCCCCACTCTCAGTGTGCTGACCACTCACTTCAGTCCATCCTCCCACGAGGAGCCCGAATCCGGCACTTCCTGGGAAAagagattatttattttaatttctcttctgtgtCTGCAGCCAAAGCTATTTCTTCCCATCCCCCGCCTTTGTGCCTCCTTCCCCGCTcgctggcagcacagagcaggtggTGTGTCTTTTAAACAACTGCTCAGATTCAAACGGGGAACGCCTGGGAGGGAAAGCTAGAAATTGCCGCCCATCAGTGAAGGGGGTGAAACTCTCTCTGCTCCCGGCGTGGGGACCGCGCTCCTCCTTTGCCGGCCTGGCAGCGGCCGCCGGCACGGGCACGGCCGGGAGGGGAGCGGAGCGGGCAGAGCCTCCCGGCTTGTCTGAGGTGTGAGGGCGGGCAGGGCGAACGGAATGGCAGAGGAGCGATAAATCCTGGGCATGAATTAAAGCAAGGCTTCTGGAAGAGCGCTGGCATCTTCTCCGAAGAACAGAGCCGTGTCTCTCTCCTCTGCCTGGGGACTGACTCCCTTTCCTCCGGGCAGAGGCGGCTCATCCCGGGAGCTGCCGGGGCCAGGACCCTGCTCGCCGCTCCGAGGGGCAGcgcctgccccggccccgcctcaGCGCCCCCGGAGCTGTCCCGATGCCGCTCCCTTCGCTGCCCCTGTCGGAGAGCTCTCCTTCTTGGGTCTCCATCCCGGGGAGCGAGCACATAGCAGCCCGCCCAAAACCTTCTCTTTtgggaaacagctggaaaaaggaCCGGGGTGGCAACAGGGACGGCCTCAGCCTGCAAGGGAAGGCACACATGCCGCGAACAGACCCACAGTGAGCCTGCACAGCTTTCCCGGCTTTTGgcttgtccctgctgtgtcttCTGCGATCACAGGCCTCTTCACTCAGCTTAACACTGAGAGCTTCAGGGGGTCTCTTGCATTGGCAATAGCTGCTGATCCCAAGGTAAGAAGAGCTGGCTCTCCTTTCACCTCCCTTTCACCAACAATTTTGTCTGTACCCCCAACCTCCTCTGGGGTGTTGAGCTGTGTCATTACAGAAGAAATGTTGGAAAAAGTAGTAATGAACATCTGTAGGTGGCTCTAGgggccttccttccttccttccttccttccttccttccttccttccttcctgcctgcctgcctgccttcccttcccagcttcCTTCCCTCATTCttcttatgggaaaaaaaaaaccacgggaCAAAACCAAACTTGGACAGCTATTACCTTGCTGGGAACGGGatgctgcctgaaaggagggagaggcagaaCCTCCTGAGCAGTTTTGGCAGGATGCACAACTTGTCTGCATAACCTGAACTTTGAATGGGATGCAGGACATCACCTGCTTGTAATGGGGCAGGAGAAGGGTGTGTAGGGCAGGGTGTATGAAGGAGTCAAGGATAGGTGGGGAAGTAGTATTAAATGGTTTGTAAAAACAGGAAACATGGAGAAATGTAGGG comes from Zonotrichia leucophrys gambelii isolate GWCS_2022_RI chromosome 2, RI_Zleu_2.0, whole genome shotgun sequence and encodes:
- the TWIST1 gene encoding twist-related protein 1 translates to MMQQDESNSPVSPADDSLSNSEEEPDRQQLPNNKRGGRKRRSSRRSAGGSVGAADEPCSPAQGKRGKKCGAGGGGGGGGSSSGGGSPQSYEELQTQRVMANVRERQRTQSLNEAFAALRKIIPTLPSDKLSKIQTLKLAARYIDFLYQVLQSDELDSKMASCSYVAHERLSYAFSVWRMEGAWSMSASH